One segment of Streptomyces sp. XD-27 DNA contains the following:
- a CDS encoding metal ABC transporter permease — MEILNYAFMQRALIAAVLVGITAPAVGIYLVQRRQAIMGDGIGHVALTGVALGFLTGTNPVWTAVGVASLGAIVMELIRSYGKTRGDLALAMLFYGGMAGGVLLINLSPTGSNANLTTYLFGSITTVSPEDVTAISILAGFVMLITLGLRRQLFAVCQDEEFARVTGLPVLLLNLLLAVTAAVTVTVAMRVVGLLLVSALMVVPVAAAQQVTRGFAVTLVLSIAIGVTVALSGTVFSFYEDVPPGASIVVMAIGVFAVLTAIATPLARKRARQAAAPAASCTLDSVALPGNRSAGDDVKV; from the coding sequence ATGGAGATCCTGAACTACGCCTTCATGCAGCGGGCCCTGATCGCCGCCGTCCTGGTCGGCATCACCGCACCCGCCGTCGGCATCTACCTCGTCCAGCGCCGCCAGGCGATCATGGGCGACGGAATCGGCCATGTCGCGCTGACCGGTGTCGCGCTCGGCTTCCTCACCGGCACCAACCCGGTGTGGACCGCCGTCGGTGTCGCCTCCCTCGGCGCGATCGTGATGGAGCTGATCCGCTCCTACGGCAAGACCCGCGGCGACCTCGCCCTGGCCATGCTCTTCTACGGCGGCATGGCGGGCGGCGTGCTGCTGATCAACCTGTCGCCGACCGGCTCCAACGCCAACCTCACCACGTACCTCTTCGGCTCGATCACCACCGTCTCGCCGGAGGACGTCACGGCGATCAGCATCCTCGCGGGCTTCGTGATGCTGATCACCCTGGGGCTGCGTCGGCAGCTGTTCGCGGTCTGCCAGGACGAGGAGTTCGCCCGGGTCACCGGCCTGCCGGTGCTGCTGCTCAACCTGCTGCTGGCGGTCACCGCCGCCGTCACCGTCACCGTCGCCATGCGCGTCGTCGGCCTGCTGCTGGTCAGCGCCCTGATGGTGGTCCCGGTCGCCGCCGCCCAGCAGGTCACCCGGGGCTTCGCGGTGACGCTGGTGCTCTCGATCGCCATCGGCGTCACCGTCGCCCTCTCCGGGACGGTGTTCTCGTTCTACGAGGACGTCCCGCCCGGCGCCAGCATCGTCGTCATGGCCATCGGCGTCTTCGCGGTGCTCACCGCGATCGCCACGCCCCTGGCCAGAAAACGCGCCCGACAGGCCGCCGCGCCCGCCGCGTCGTGCACCCTGGACTCGGTGGCCCTTCCCGGAAACCGGTCCGCCGGGGACGACGTGAAGGTCTAG
- a CDS encoding Fur family transcriptional regulator: protein MATANPPVRGRSTRQRAAVSAALDEVDEFRSAQELHDMLKHRGDSVGLTTVYRTLQSLADAGEVDVLRTTDGEAVYRRCSSGDHHHHLVCRSCGKAVEVEGPAVERWADSIAADHGFVDVAHTIEIFGTCGDCAAADKA, encoded by the coding sequence GTGGCGACCGCGAATCCCCCAGTACGCGGCCGGTCCACCAGGCAGCGAGCGGCGGTATCGGCCGCGCTGGACGAGGTGGACGAGTTCCGCAGTGCGCAAGAGCTCCACGACATGCTCAAACACCGGGGCGACTCGGTCGGCCTGACGACGGTCTACCGCACCCTCCAGTCGCTGGCGGACGCGGGCGAGGTCGACGTCCTGCGCACGACGGACGGCGAGGCCGTCTACCGCCGGTGCAGCAGCGGCGATCACCACCATCACCTGGTCTGCCGGTCCTGCGGCAAGGCCGTCGAGGTCGAGGGCCCGGCCGTGGAGCGCTGGGCCGACTCGATCGCCGCCGACCACGGCTTCGTGGACGTCGCGCACACGATCGAGATCTTCGGTACGTGTGGCGACTGCGCGGCGGCGGACAAGGCGTAG